The following proteins are encoded in a genomic region of Roseofilum casamattae BLCC-M143:
- a CDS encoding helix-turn-helix domain-containing protein: MPAKRYIVSLTEEERQELEKLTKTGKAAARKINHARILLKADINQSGGGWKDSEIASALDVSIRTIERVRQRWMEEGLEKAIN, encoded by the coding sequence ATGCCAGCCAAACGATATATAGTGTCTCTGACAGAGGAAGAACGGCAAGAGTTAGAAAAACTGACGAAAACCGGAAAAGCAGCAGCCCGAAAAATTAATCATGCACGAATATTACTGAAAGCAGATATAAATCAATCGGGAGGAGGATGGAAAGATAGTGAAATCGCGTCAGCTTTAGATGTGAGTATAAGAACGATTGAAAGAGTGCGACAAAGATGGATGGAAGAAGGTTTAGAAAAAGCCATCAATC